The following are encoded together in the Syntrophorhabdaceae bacterium genome:
- a CDS encoding cupin domain-containing protein, whose product MGIENLFHLLPDAKTEEIIETLLENEHCRIERIVSEGQATPPGEWFDQETDEWVILLQGSAGLLFEDGSKIAVMRPGDYVLIPAHRKHRVEWTDNTQKTVWLAFHSKS is encoded by the coding sequence TTGGGGATTGAGAATCTTTTTCACCTCCTGCCGGATGCAAAGACTGAAGAGATTATCGAAACCCTTTTGGAGAATGAGCATTGCAGGATCGAGAGGATCGTCTCTGAGGGGCAGGCGACACCGCCAGGGGAGTGGTTTGACCAGGAAACCGATGAATGGGTGATCCTGCTCCAGGGGAGCGCAGGCCTTCTTTTCGAGGATGGATCAAAGATCGCTGTCATGCGTCCAGGTGATTATGTACTCATCCCGGCTCACAGGAAACACCGGGTCGAATGGACGGACAACACGCAAAAGACTGTCTGGCTCGCGTTTCATAGTAAATCATAG
- a CDS encoding nitroreductase family protein: MLKVIHERRSIRKYRNDPIPEEIIIEILEAARRSPSWANTQVWRFIVVKDQAIKERFAAEIFPGANPARQAIIDAPVLICVAAKRELSGFHKGQAATDKGDWFMFDAGIAMEHIVLAAWNFGLGTVHVGLFDAKKVEEILKIPEGFSITAMTPLGYFDETPGETPKLSPRKPLKEIAYLNTFGTEYIKE; encoded by the coding sequence ATGCTGAAAGTCATTCACGAGCGCAGGAGCATCAGGAAATACCGGAATGATCCTATTCCCGAAGAGATCATCATCGAGATACTCGAAGCTGCAAGGCGCTCACCGTCATGGGCAAACACGCAGGTGTGGCGGTTCATCGTTGTGAAAGACCAGGCGATCAAAGAGAGGTTCGCTGCCGAGATCTTTCCCGGCGCCAATCCCGCACGCCAGGCGATCATCGATGCCCCGGTCCTTATCTGTGTCGCTGCAAAGAGAGAACTTTCCGGGTTCCATAAGGGACAGGCTGCGACGGACAAGGGCGATTGGTTCATGTTCGACGCAGGAATAGCCATGGAGCATATCGTGCTCGCAGCATGGAACTTCGGCCTCGGCACCGTCCACGTGGGGCTTTTCGACGCGAAGAAGGTAGAAGAGATCCTGAAGATACCGGAAGGGTTCTCGATCACCGCGATGACGCCGCTGGGCTATTTCGACGAGACACCCGGCGAGACACCCAAGCTCAGCCCCCGTAAGCCCTTAAAAGAGATCGCCTACCTCAACACCTTCGGCACGGAATACATCAAAGAATAG